The Pseudanabaena sp. ABRG5-3 genome includes the window GCCACTAATAACCCTGATGGTTCAATAATAAAAGCTTGACCCGACTTTCCTATGCGTAATTCCCTTAAAAATTGACTAATATTTTCCAAAGAGATGTCAGCACCTAAAATCCCCATCCTTTCACCATTAGCAGCATAAACTGCCAAACTCGCAGTAATTACATGATCGGATAAAGTAGAGTCTGGATAGATTTGACTCCAAGTTGGTTTATTTGTTTTTAAGGCAGCCTGATACCAAGGACGCTGACGCGCATCATAGAATTCTGGACTCCCTTTGAGCTTTAGACGATTACCTTGTTGATCAAGACTGTAATAGTAACGTTGGAAACCATTGATATTAATTGCGAGTTGGAGTGATCGCGATGGATCTGGATCTTTTTGAGATATGTTCTGATCAGCTTCTAAGCGAGTAATCCCCAAAAATTCGCCTACCTTTTCGCCGCCATAATAAATCCAACAAACCGTAGGAAAATTTTGAATTTGCTGCCAGAGATAGATTTCACTAGCCCGACCTTGAGTTTTTAAAATGCCTTGCCTCACTGCATCAGCATTAAGTTTATTAACTAGGTGGGGAGTTTCGAGATAAGAGGTAAGTTTTTGCTCAATGCGATCGCTAATTTCATTTTGGAGCTGTCCGACTAAATTCGCGATCGTTTCCTGTTCACTGCGCCAAGAGATCCATGCCATTACTCCTGATATGCCTGCAATCAAGATCACAAACTGACAAATCAGCATACATTGCAGAGATAATCTATGCTTTTTGTGAGCAATATCTGGAAATAGTAAGCGATCGCTCATAAATAAAATAACTTTCTAGTTACGTATGGAGCCTAGGATATGATTACTATTCTAAGGTCGTATTATCCAGATCGAATTTAGCGCCCTGACTTTTTAATACCTTTTTAAAACCTTTTCGGTCCAATCTACGCTCTATGCCTCGCATTAAACTCGAACCTCTAGGAATCACAATCAATGTCTCTGCCAAAAATGGATTGTGGCGATCGCTCAAACATGCCAAGGTCGAACTAGCTGCAACCTGTGGCGGACAAGGAACCTGTGGTACTTGTGCCTTAAGGGTTTTTGATGGGGCAAGTAGCCTGAGTCCGATGAAAACCTTAGAGCAAGTAACCCTGAAAAACACACGCAAAGATATCTCTCTATACCGTCTCACTTGCCAAGCCTCAGTAATAGAAGATGGAGTCGTTTTTCATTTAGATAATAAAGCTGATAAAAAGTTAGTGCAAATCTTTGCAAGATTAAAAAATCGACTTGCCCCGCGTAATATCTATCATCCCCTTACAGGAGAGTTACTAGTCCAAGAAGGGGCTTTGATTACCCAAGAAATTCTAGAAAGTTTGCTGAGTGATTCCTGATTTGATCAGTAAAGCTAAAGGCTTACAAAGCAAGTCTTTAGCTTTACCGTCCTTAGTGTTAAAAATTACATATTTTTTTTAACTTTTTGCAGCCAATCTTTTAACGGATTATATATTTGTGACAAGATTACTATTAACTTTTATCTATAGCATTTCTCAACGTTAGTAAATTAACTACACACTGTTCTGCTGAACTTCAGGATAAGTCATTTTTTTGATTTGCTGTAACCGAAAGAAACTGTGTTGCAGATGAGGGGCTATTTTTTAATATTAAACGATTCCAATTTTTTATTTTTATCATCTTAATCATTTAACTAATCTAAATTCAAGCAAATATCATTCAAAATTTAACAAAACATTATAAAAGCCGCAAATGCAGACGTTAACGATGAATAACTCAGATTCTTTTTTTGAAGAATTAGTTGATCAGCCTTATGCAAAAAGACCGCTTATTCACTTAGCTTTAGCTGAATCACAACCAAGTGTATCGCAGATACTTCTTCAAGAAATCAAAAAAGATAATCGTTGGGTTCCTGATCTATGTTCTAACTATCAACAGCTAGAGCAGACGATCACCAGACAGTCTTCTGACCTAATTTTAT containing:
- a CDS encoding 2Fe-2S iron-sulfur cluster-binding protein, giving the protein MPRIKLEPLGITINVSAKNGLWRSLKHAKVELAATCGGQGTCGTCALRVFDGASSLSPMKTLEQVTLKNTRKDISLYRLTCQASVIEDGVVFHLDNKADKKLVQIFARLKNRLAPRNIYHPLTGELLVQEGALITQEILESLLSDS